ACTCCCGTCCATGCTGATCAGGGAAGCAACGGCTGACGACTGGCCGCGCATCTGGCCGTTCTGGCACCGTATCGTCGCCGCGGGCGAGACCTACGCATGGGACCCGGGCACCTCCGAGGAGGAGGCCCGGGTCCTGTGGATGAATCCGGCGAAACGCGTCTACGTCGTCGAGGACGACAGCGGCGGTGTCGTCGCCTCCGCCTACCTCACCCCCAACTACGGCGGCCCCGCCGCCCGCATCGCCAACGCCGGCTTCATGGTCGACCCGGACCAGGGCGGCCGGGGCTACGGCCGGGCCCTCGCCGAACACCTCCTGACCGAGGCCAGGGCCGCCGGCTACCGGGGCATGGTGTTCAACGCCGTCGTCGAGACCAACCCGGCCGTGAAGCTGTGGACCTCCCTCGGCTTCACCATCCTCGGCACCGTCCCCGACGCGTTCGAGCACCCCCGGCACGGCCTCGTCGGACTGCACATCATGCACCGGGCGCTCTGAAGCAGCCAGAGGTCATGACCGGGGCCGTCAGGGACGGACGTACGGCCGCGTCATGATCTCCATGTTGTGGCCGTCCGGGTCGTCGAAGTAGGCGCCGCGGCCGCCGAAGAGGTCGTTGACCCGGCCGGGCTGGGTGTGGCTCGGGTCGGCGTAGTAGGTGACCCCCAGCGCCTCCAGCCGGGCGATCATGGTGTCGAACTGCTCCTCGGGCACGAGGAACGCGTAGTGCTGCCCTTGGATCGGCTCGTCGCGCTTCTCGTAGTAGTCGAGGGTCACGCCGTTGCCCAGGTCGACGGGCAGGAACGGCCCGAACGGGGCGCCCACCCTCAGGCCCAGGACCGCCGCCAGGAACTCCGCCGACAGCCAGCGGTCCGAGGCGAAGACGGCGGTGTGGTCGAGGCGGGCGACGGTGGACGGGAGTTCGGGTGCGTGCTGTGCGTGGGACATGGGTTGAATCGTCTCCGGGTTCCGGGATCCGTGGTGAAGCGCCGCAGCGGCGCGAGGGGATGAGGAAACACGGAGACGGGAGGCGGGGCTCGTGCCCTTTCCGGCTCTCGGGCGGGCCCGGGCGGGGTCACCCCCGCCGCGCTCACTCCGAGGCCGGGCGCCTCACTCGTGCATGGCCTACGGCCGACCCGGCAGTCACCCGGCCGACTCTAGTTCATCGGCGCCGTACGCCGCCACGGATTACGGTCCTGCAACTGCTCGGCGAGTTCCAGGAGTTGGTACTCCGTGCCGGGGCGTCCGACCAGCTGCACCGCGCAGGGCGCGCCGGAGGGGAGGGTTCCGCAGGGGACCGACATGGCGGGCCAGCCGGTCAGGTTCCACAGCGGCGTCAAGGGCGAGTGGTTCGTGTTCGCCAGGACGTTGCTCAGCCAGCCCCGTTCGTGCCAGGGCGCGGCCTTCGGGGAACGGCGGGCGAGCGCGGGCGTGAGCAGCGCGTCGTACTCGGCGAAGAACGGCTCCAGCCGCCGGCGCAGTTGCTCCCGGGCCGATCCGGAGCGCGCCCTGCCCAGGAAGGGCCGGCCGAGTCTCGCGTGGACCCGGGTGCGCCGGGTCAGCAGACGCTGGTCGAGGTGCTGGGCGTTCGCGGCGGTGCCGGCCGTCCAGTGGGCCAGTGAGGTCATGGCGAGCGACATCGGATAGGGCGGGTCGGCGCGCCGGACCTGATGGCCCGCCTTCATCAGCACCCCGGCCGCCTCCCGGGCGGCCGCCGTGTACGGCCGGCTGATGGTGACACCGGCCAGCGGACTGCGCAGCGACACGGCGATCCTGAGGGGGCCGGGCTCGGAGCGGAGGGCGGGCTCGTCGCCCGCGAGCACCGAGAGCATCAGACGGGCGTCCTGGACGGTCGTGGCGAGCGGTCCGTTCTCCGACAAGCCGAACCAGTCGCTGTCCCCGGCACCCTTCGGAACCACTCCGTGTCCCGGCTTGATGGTGACCAGGCCGCAGTTGGCGGCCGGTATGCGCAGGGAACCCATGCCGTCGTTGCCGAGGGCGATCGGCACCATCCCGGCGGCGACCGCGGCGGCACTGCCGCCCGACGAACCGCCCGCCGAGCGCGTCGGGTCCCAGGGGTTGCGGGCGGTGCCCAGCACGCCGTCCGTCGTGCCGAAGACACACAGCTCGGGCACGTTCGTCAGCCCCACGACCACCGCGCCCGCCGCCCGCAGCCGGGCCACCGTCGCGTGGTCCCGATCGGCCGGGGTGTCCGGTGTCGCGGCCGAGCCGACGCGGGTGGACTCGCCGCGCACGGCCAGGTTGTCCTTGACGGCCACCGGCACCCCGGCCAGGGGCAGATGGGCGAAGTCGGCGCGAGCGGCCACCTCGTCGGCCTCGGTCAGCGCCGCCTCGGCGCGCACCGTGCGGAAGGCCCCGACACGGCCGTCGAGCCGCTCGATCCGGTCGAGGTGCTCGGCGACCACCTCGCGCGGGGTGACCCGCTTCTCACGTACGGCGGCGGATATCTCGGCGGCGGTGCGGCCGGCCCAGGTGGTCACAGAGGCTCCTCGGCGTGCGGGGACGGGCTTACTGGTGAGTACGTAGGGAGAACTGTGCACCGGCCGGGGGCGCACGTCGAGGTCCTGGGCAGGTCGATGCGCCGTGATGCGCTTCGCGCGCCCCCGGGGGCGCGCCGGTCCCGGGTCTGAGGGGCTCAGCGCAGGTGGCGTGCGAAGAAGGCCTCGGTGATGTCCATCGAGGCCGGCCAGCGCGGCCCGAAGGTGTGTCCCTCGCCGGCGTGGGTGCGCAGTTCGACGTCCTTGCCCGCCTTCTCGAACGCGGCGGCGACCTGCCGTGACCAGGTGAGGGGACAGGTGCCGTCCGCGGTGCCGTGCTGGATCAGCAGGGGTTCGGTGACACGGTCGAGGTATGTCAGGGGCGACACCGCGCGCCAGAAGGCCGGGTTCTCCTCCGGGGTGCCGTGCTTCTCCTCGATCTCGGCCACGAGGGGGTCGCCGTCGGGCCGCTGGAAGTGGTCGATGTTCTCCTCGGGGCGGGCGCTCACCGGCGCGTACGCCACCGCGGCGTCGAACAGTCCGGGCGCCACGACCAGCGTGTTGTACACGACCCCGCCGCCCATCGACCGGCCGAACAGGCCGATCCGGTCGCCGTCGATCTCCGGGCGCCCCGAGTCGCGCAGGGCCAGGGCGGCGCCGATGACGTCCTCCGTGTAGCCGAGGCGCAGGTTCACGTCGTTGTCGGGGTCGTCGTCGGAGCGGGCGTGGTTGCGGTAGTCGGTGTGCAGGACGACGTAGCCGCTGCGGGCCAGGCGGTCCTGCTCCCGCGGCATGCCCTGGCCGCTGACGTAGACGTCCGGGTCGATGTACCCGTGCGCCAGCACGAGCGCGGGAAACGGGCCCTTTCCCTCCGGGATGTTCATGATCCCCGAGACGGTCAGACCGTTCGCCTCGTAGGTGACGGCGTGGCGGGTGTAGGCGGAGGTCCGGTCGAGCACGTCCCCGAGCCGCATCCCGGAGCCGGTGTGCTCGCGCTGCATCAGGGCCGGGAGGGAGACGGGATCGGCCGGGGTGGGCGTGGGGGAGGACGTCGTGCGAGGTGGCTCGCTCGTGGCCGGGGCCGACCTCGCGGAGGCCTCGGGCGCGGCTTCGTCCCCACCGCCGGTACAGCCGGTCGCGACGGCCAGCAGCAGTCCGGCGGTGACCCATGCTGTGCCCCGTAGCCGCATAGGGCTCATTGTCGCCCTCAGGGCCCGCGAGGTGAACCGACATGCGCCGGGTCCGCAGCGACGGCGACGGCGGTAGGACCGGACAGCGGGAGACGCAGGTCACATTCCGCGATGTCACATCGGGGCGGGCCCCGGAGTCATAAGGGCGTAAGCATCGGCAACGACAGAGGAGTTCACCATGAACGCGCGCCTGGACGTCTTCGCCATCCCGAGCGCCGGCAAGGTCATCAAGCAGTTCATGTCCCTGGGGCGGCTGGTCGTGGACTCACCGCTGCCGGCCGCCACCCGGGAGCTGGTCTCGCTCCGGGTGAGCCAGATCAACGGCTGCGCGGTCTGCATCGACATGCACACCAAGGAGGCCGCGGCGGCGGGCGAGACCTCCGTACGCATCAACCTGGTCGCCGCATGGCGGGAGGCGACGGTCTACACCGAGGCCGAGCGCGCCGCGCTCGAACTGGCCGAGCAGGGGACCCGTATCGCGGACGGCGCCGGCGGGGTGCCGGACGAGGTGTGGGAGCGGGCCGCCAGGCACTACGACGAGGAGCAGCTCGTCGCCCTGGTGACCCTGATCGCCTTCATGAACACGGCGAACCGGCTGAACGTCATCCTCCAGCAGCCGGCGGGCGATTACCAGCCCGGTCAGTTCAAGTAGCGGCGGCACGGCGGGCCCTGGGGACTGTCCCTAGGGCCCGAGCTGTGCCCGCAGCCACTCCTCCACCTCGCCCACGTGCGCGGCCGCCGCCGCACGGGCCGCCTCCGGGTCGTGGGCGGCCAGGGCGCGATGGATCGCGGCGTGTTCACGCCGGGTGCGGGCGAAGGCGCCCTCCTCCTGGTAGCCGCGCCACACCCGGGCGCGGAACGTCCGCGACGACAGGCCCTCCAGGATCGCGGCCATGGTCTCGTTGCCCGCGGCCGCCGCGATCTCGCGGTGGAAGGCCAGGTCGTGGGCGAGGATCTCCTCCGGGTCATCCGTGGCGTTCATCGCCGCCAGGTGCTTCTCGACCTCGGCCAGCTGGTCCGCGGTGATCCGGGCGGCGGCCAGTGCCGTCGCCGTCGACTCCAGGATCCGCCGGATCTCCAGCAGCTCCACCAGGCGCGGGCCGCGCGACAGGTCCGCCACGACGCCGAAGGTCTCCAGCAGGTCACCGGCCTCCAGCTGCGTCACGTAGATGCCCGACCCGTGCCGGGCCTCCAGCACGCCCAGCACCGTCAGCGCGCGGATCGCCTCCCGCATCGAGCTGCGGGAGATGCCGAGCTGGACGGCCAGGTCACGTTCGGTCGGCAGCCGCTGGCCCGGCTCCAGCCGTCCCTCACCGATCATCGCCTTGATCCGCTCGATGGCGCGCTGCGTCACGCTGCCCTTGCGCGGGGCTGTCTCGTCGTCCACGCCGTTCCTCCGATCACCGGCTGGGGCGCAGTCTAATCGGCGAGGTGGTCGGACCACTCTGCGCCAAAAGCGCGGAAATCGGCGTCATAGGGTGTTCTGGTGGAAGAGTGGTCTGATAAGTATGCGGTGCCGTCGTTTCGGAATCGCCTCCGCAGCCGACCCGAAAGGCCCTCTGTGTCCCCGACGCCCGCCCGCATCACCGCGGTCGACACCCACGACATCCGCTTCCCCACCTCGCGCGAGCTCGACGGCTCCGACGCGATGAACCCGGACCCCGACTACTCGGCGGCCTACGTCGTCCTGTGCACGGACGCGGCCGACGGGCACGAGGGGCACGGATTCACCTTCACCATCGGGCGGGGCAACGAGGTGCAGGTCGCCGCGATCGACGCGCTGCGCGGACACCTGATCGGCCGCTCCGTCGACGACCTGTGCGCCGACCCGTCCACCCTGAACCGCGACCTGATCGGCGACAGCCAACTGCGCTGGCTCGGGCCCGAGAAGGGCGTGATGCACATGGCGATCGGCGCGGTCGTCAACGCCGTGTGGGACCTGGCCGCCAAACGCGCCGGCCTGCCGCTGTGGCGGCTGCTCGCCGAGGCCGACCCCGAATGGCTGGTCCGCCAGGTCGACTTCCGCTACCTCACCGACGCCCTCACCCCCGAGGAGGCCCTGACCCTCCTGCGCAGGGGCAGACCGGGCGCCGAGGAACGCAGGGCCTGGCTGCTGGAGCGCGGCTACCCCGCCTACACCACCTCGCCCGGCTGGCTCGGCTACGATGACGAGAAACTCACCCGGCTCGCGGACCGGGCGGTCGCCGACGGCTTCCGGCAGATCAAGCTCAAGGTCGGCGCCGACCTCGACGACGACATCCGCCGCTGCCGCGTGGCCCGCTCCGTCATCGGCCCGGACATCCGCATGGCCGTCGACGCCAACCAGCGCTGGGACGTCGACGAGGCCATCCGCTGGACCGAGGCCCTCGCCGAGTTCGACCCGTACTGGATCGAGGAACCCACCAGCCCCGATGACATCCTCGGCCACGCCGCGATCCGCCGGGCCGTCGCCCCCGTGAAGGTCGCCACCGGCGAGCACGTGCACAACCGGATCGTCTTCAAACAGCTCCTCCAGGCCGGGGCGCTCGACGTCGTCCAGATCGACGCGGCCCGTGTCGGCGGCGTCCCCGAGAACCTCGCGATCCTGCTGCTCGCGGCCAAGTTCGGCGTCCCCGTCTGCCCGCACGCGGGCGGTGTCGGACTGTGCGAACTCGTCCAGCACCTGTCGATGTTCGACTACGTGGCCCTGACCGGCACTACCCGGGACCGCGTCATCGAATACGTCGACCATCTGCACGACCACTTCCTCGACCCGGTGGCCATCCGCGAAGGTCGTTACACGGCACCCACCGCGCCGGGCTTCTCGGCCGCCATGCGGCCCGAGTCGCTGGCGCGGTACACCTACCCGGGCGGCGAGTTCTGGGCCGCCGACCTCGACAAACAGAAGAAGGGGCGGGCTGAATGAGCGACTTCGAGGGCATCAGAGCCCTGGTGACGGGCGGCGCCTCCGGCATCGGCCGGGCGACCGCGGAACTGCTGGCCGAGCGCGGCGCCCAGGTCGCCGTCCTCGATCTGGACCCGTCGTCGGTGGACAAGCCGCTGCTTGCCTACCGCGCGGACGTCACCGACGACGCGTCCGTGCGCGAGGCCGTGGCGGCGGCGGTCGCCGACCTGGGCGGGCACGGCGTCCTTGATGTACTGATCAACAACGCGGGCATCGGCGCCCAGGGCACCGTCGAGGACAACTCCGACGACGACTGGCACCGCGTCTACGACGTCAACGTCGTCGGCATGGTCCGTACCACCCGCGCCTGCCTGCCCCACCTGCGCGCCTCCGCGCACGCGGCGATCGTCAACACCTGCTCCATCGCGGCCACCGCGGGCCTGCCGCAACGCGCCCTGTACAGCGCCACCAAGGGCGCCGTGTACTCACTGACGCTCGCCATGGCGGCCGACCACGTCCGCGAGGGCATCCGCGTCAACTGCGTCAACCCGGGCACGGTCGACACGCCGTGGGTCGGCCGCCTCCTCGACACCGCCCCCGACCCGGCCGCCGAGCGCGCCGCCCTGGAGGCCCGCCAGCCCACCGGCCGCCTGGTCGGCGCCGGTGAGGTCGCGTGCGCCATCGCCTACCTGGCGAGCCCCCTGTCCGGCGCCACCACGGGCACCTCGCTCGCCGTCGACGGCGGCATGCAGGGCCTGCGGCTGCGCCCGGTGGCCCGGTGAACCGGCTCGGCGGCAGCGGCGTCGAGGTCAGCGCCCTGTCCTTCGGCGCGGCCGCGATCGGCAACCTGTACTCCGAGGTCGGCGAGGCGCAGGCCCACGACGCCGTGGAGGCCGCCTGGCAGCGCGGCATCCGCTACTTCGACACCGCCCCGCACTACGGCCTCGGCCTGTCCGAACGCCGCCTCGGCGCCGCCCTGCGCGACCACCCCCGCGACCGGTACACCGTCTCCACCAAGGTGGGCCGCCGCCTGGAACCCACGGACGGCACCGGCGACGACCTGGCGGGCGGCTTCGCGGTGCCCGCCACCCACCGCCGCGTCTGGGACTTCAGCGCCGACGGCATCCGCCGCACCCTGGAGGCAAGTCTGGAACGCCTGGGCCTCGACCGGGTCGACATCGTCTACCTCCACGATCCGGACGAGCACGCCGAATGGGCCTTCCGCGAGGGCTACCCGGCGCTGGAGAAGCTCCGCTCGGAGGGCGTGGTCGGGGCGATCGGCGCCGGGATGAACCAGGCGGAGATGCTCACCCGCTTCGTCCGCGACACCGACGTCGACGTGGTGCTGTGCGCCGGCCGCTACACCCTGCTCGACCAGAGCGCCCTCACCGGCCTGTTGCCCGCCGCCCAGGAACGCGGCACGTCCGTCGTCATCGGCGGCGCCTTCAACTCCGGCTTACTGGCCAATCCGCAGCCGGGCGCGAAGTACAACTACACCGTCGCACCCTCCGACCTGGTCCAGCGGGCGCTGCGCCTGAAGTCCGTCGCCCACCGTCACGGCACCACGCTGCGCGCCGCCGCCCTGGCCTTCTGCGCCGCCCACCCGGCCGTCGCGAGCGTCCTCGTCGGGGCCCGCTCGGCACACGAAGTCCGCGACTGCGCCCATCAGTTCGCCGCCCGCGTGCCCGCCGCGTTCTGGCAGGACCTGCGCGCCAAGGGCCTGCTGCCCGCCGACGCCCCCGTGCCCACCGAGGCGCCGTCGAAGGAGCCGTCATGAGAGTCGCCCTGCACACCGGGGTCCGCTCCGACCGTATCGCCGCGTACGAGGCCGCCCACCGCGAGGTGCCCGGGGAACTCACCGACGCCATCCACGCCGCGGGCTACGCCCGTCTCCTCGCCGAAGTGGAGAAACTGCCGGTCAACGTCGCCTGGCAGGCCCGCGTGGCCGAACTGCTGGACGTGGTGCACGACTACTCCGGCGAGGGCGCGGACGCCGGCCTGTCCGTCGTCCGGGAGCTGCCGTCATGACCGTGGTCGACGCCCACCACCACGTCTGGGACCTGTCCGTGCGGGACCAGGACTGGATCGCGGAAGGCTGCCCGATCCGGCGTGATTTCATGATGGCGGACCTCGCACCCGAGGCCCGCGCGGCGGGCGTCGACCGCACCGTCCTCGTCCAGACCGTGACCGTGCCCGAGGAGACCCCGGAGTTCCTGGCGCTGGCCGACGAGCACGAGCTGATCGCCGGGGTCGTCGGCTGGACCGACCTCACCCGCCCCGACGTCGCCGACGAGCTGGCCCGGCTGCGGGAACTGCCCGGCGGGCGGTACCTCAAGGGCATCCGGCACCAGGTCCAGGGCGAGCCGGATCCCGGGTGGCTGCTGCGTCCGGACGTACGCCGCGGCCTGACCGCCGTGGCCGACGCGGGGCTGGTGTACGACCTGGTCGTGCTGCCCCACCAGCTCCCCGCCTGCACCAAGGCGGCCGCAGACCTGCCGCACCTCACCTTCGTCCTGGACCACTTGGGCAAGCCGCCCATCGCCTCCGGCGCCCTCGAACCCTGGGCGTCCGACCTCCGCGCCCTCGCCGCGCGGCCCAACACCGTCTGCAAGCTCTCCGGCATGGTCACCGAAGCCGACCTCGCGTCCTGGAGGATCGACGACCTGCGCCCGTACGCCGGCACGGTGCTGGACGCGTTCGGCCCGGACCGCGTGATGTTCGGCTCGGACTGGCCGGTGTGCACCCTCGCGGCGGCCTACGGCGACGTGCTCGACACGGCACGCCGGCTGACCGACCCGGCCGGCCACGCCCGGATCTTCGGGGCCACCGCCACCCGTGTCTACGACCTCTGAGCGGTCTCCGCCAGCCGCGTCGGCGGCAGGTACTCCCGCACGTACGTCCGCTCCCAGCACGCGCCCGTCTCCCGCAGCTCGCGCCACGTCGTGTAGCGGTAGCGGAACAGGCGGGCGCGCACGTACCGCGGGGGCTCGTCCGGCGGGAACGGGGAGCGGCGCAGCAGCTTCAGCGTGTCGCGGTCGTTCTCCAGCAGCCGTTCCACCAGGGCGCCGAACCACGACCCGGCGTACGCGGGGGAGAGGGCCGCGAACCACATCAGCCAGTCGAGCCGCAGGTGGTACGGCGCGAACTGGCGCGGCCAGCGCCGGGGATCACCGGGCTTGCCCTTGAACTCGTACTCCCGCCAGTCCGAGTCCTCACGCGGTACGTCGTCGGCCGTGCCCTCGACGACCACCTCGTGGCGGACCCGGGTGACGCTGCCGAACGCGCCGTAGGTGTTGACCAGATGGAGCGGGTCGAAGGAGCGGTTCATGACCTGCCGGCGGGAGATCATGTTGCGGACCGGGTGGTAGCTCAGCCCCACCAGCAGCGCGGCGACCGCGAGGACCACGCTCTCGTACCAGAGCGGCGCGGCGGGCACGGACGGCGGATCGCTCGGGAACCGCACCGCTGACAGGGCGAGCACGATCGTGATCCAGTTCAGCCAGGCGAAGTTGCCCGACAGCACCAGCCACAGCTGGGTGACGATCATCAGCGCGGCAGCGGCGGTCGCGACCGGCTGCGGGGCGAACAGCAGGAACGGCACCACGAGTTGCGTGACGTGGTTCGCGGCCACCTCGACCCGGTGCAGGGGCCGGGGCAGATGGTGGAAGAACCAGCTGAGCGGCCCCGGCATCGGCTGCGTCTCGTGATGGTGGTCCAGGCAGGTCAGCTTCCGCCAGCACTCGTCGCCGCGCATCTTGATCAGCCCCGCGCCGAACTCCACGCGGAACAGGATCCAGCGCAGCAGGAACAGCACGACGACGGGCGGCGCCACCTCGTCGTTGCCCAGGAACACGGCGAGGAAGCCCACCTCCAGCAGCAGTGACTCCCAGCCGAACGAGTACCAGGTCTGCCCGACGTTGACGATCGACAGGTACAGCACCCACGGCACCAGCCACAGCAGCATGCCGCCCCACAGGGGCAGCAGCGAGTCGAGCCCGGCCAGCAACGCCACCGACACCGCGCAGCCCGTCCACGCGCAGACGGCGAAGAAGCGGTCCGAGTAGTGCAGCTGGAACAGGCTCGGCGCCCGCCGGAACGGCACCTGCCCGACGAACCGCGGCACCGGCAGCATGCCGCGCCGCCCGATCAGTGCGCGGAACTGCAACGCCGCCGTCAGGAACGCGACCAGGTACACGGCGGCCAGCGCCCGCTGGAAGACCAGCCGGGTCATCCAGTAGTCGGATGCGGTGAACCAGTCCACGCGCGTGCGCTCCTCCCCGTGCGTCGCCCGACCCGGTGTCACGCTGCGTGTACCACCGCTCCGGTTGCGCAACCCGAGTGAGTGAAGCAAACAATAGTGATCAATTACCTCATATGTACCTCATATGTGACGAAGCGAGCTGGAGGGTGAGGTGCGGACACCGACCGGGACCTTCGTCACGGCCTGCGCGCTCTCCGCGGCGCTCCTCCTCTCGGGCTGCGGCGGCGACAGCGTCGGTGGCAGCGCAGGCGGCGCCGCGGGCGCCGTCGGGGCGCTCTTCCTCCAGCCGGCCGCGGCGCAGGGGCCGTACCCCTTCACGGACTCCACGGCCACCACGACGGCTACCCCGTCCCCCACCTCCCGAACGCCGGAGACGGCCCGCCCGGGCGACGCCGCCCGGGTCTCCGCCGGTCTGAGCGGCCTGCGCACGCTCTCCGGCGCAACACCCGGCCTTTACGGCGGCATCGAGCGGACCGGCAGCTGCGACGCCACCCGGCAGATCGGCCACCTCACCCGCGACCGGGCCAGGACGCGCGCCTTCGCCCGGGTCGCGGGCGTCTCCCCGGCGTCCGTCCCCGACCACCTGCGCGGACTGACCCCGGTCGTACTGCGCGCCGACACCCGCGTCACCAACCACGGCTTCCGGGCCGGCCGGGCCGCCGGCTACCAGGCCGTCCTCCAGGCGGGCACCGCCGTCCTGGTCGACGACCGGGGTGTGCCGCGCGTCCGGTGCGCCTGCGGCAACCCGCTGCGCCCGCCCGTGGCCCTGCGCGGCACGCCGGACATCGAGGGCACCCCTTGGCCCGGCTACCGGCCCGGCCGGGTCGTCGTCGTGACCCCCGCACCGCAGGTGATCACCGACTTCACGATCGTCGACGTCACCACCCGTACCTGGATCGAGCGGCGCGTCGGCCACGACGTACGCCGCGACCGGGCCCTGCCGCCACCAGTCTGGACGACGGCGCCCCCGGCGCCGGCACCGGAGCCGTCCGAGCCACCGCCCCTCGTCCCGCGCGAGCCCGCCGTCTCCCCGGACCCGGACTCGGACAGCGCCTCGTCCTGGGACGCGCACTCCCCGAGTGACATGAGCCCCCCGGTCACCGCCACGGACGCGCCACCGCCCGGCGACACCGGCCCGCTGCCCGGCGAACCGTCCCCCGAAGGCCCTGAAGACCCCGGCGGCCCCGACGAGGTGGGTCCCGACACCGTGCCGGACCGTCCCGATCTGCCCGACGGAGCGGGGCTGATTCCCGACGATCCGGCCGCCGACAGCATCCTCGGCAGCCCCACGGACGTCTTCGGTAACTGAGGGCCGGTTCGGCGGAGTGGCCCGTAAACTCAGCACATCCGGTCGAAGAATCGGACGAATCCTGGCAAGGTGGGCCCATGGCTGATCGGGGAGCGAGCGCCCTGTCCCTCCCGGACGACTGGCCCGCCCACCCGGACGCGATCCTCGCGCTCAACCGGATGGGCAGCTTCGACTGGGATCTGGACACCGGCCTGATGCAGATGGACGCCCAGGCCCACGAAGTCTTCGACGTGCGCCCCGATGAGTACGACGACCACCCGGAGACCCTCGCCCAGCGCGTCCCGCCCGGTGAGGCCCGGCGGCTGGACACCGCGGTCACCCAGGCCCTGAAGGACGGCAGCGAGAACTACGGCGCCTATTTCCGCATCCGCTGCCGCGACGGCTCCCTGCGCTGGACTCACACGCAGGGCTACATCCGGCGCGACGGCACCGGACGGCCCCGCCGCATCATCGGCATCGTCCGGGACGCCACCCGGGAACTCGCCGAGAGCGAGGCCCGCACCGACCAGGCCGCCCGGGACGAGGCCCGTCGGCAGCAGACCAGCGTCGTCGAACTCACCACGGCCGCCCTCGCCCACGCCCGCACCGTCCAGGACGTCATCGACGTCCTCAAGGACACCC
This region of Streptomyces caelestis genomic DNA includes:
- a CDS encoding VOC family protein gives rise to the protein MSHAQHAPELPSTVARLDHTAVFASDRWLSAEFLAAVLGLRVGAPFGPFLPVDLGNGVTLDYYEKRDEPIQGQHYAFLVPEEQFDTMIARLEALGVTYYADPSHTQPGRVNDLFGGRGAYFDDPDGHNMEIMTRPYVRP
- a CDS encoding SDR family NAD(P)-dependent oxidoreductase; the protein is MSDFEGIRALVTGGASGIGRATAELLAERGAQVAVLDLDPSSVDKPLLAYRADVTDDASVREAVAAAVADLGGHGVLDVLINNAGIGAQGTVEDNSDDDWHRVYDVNVVGMVRTTRACLPHLRASAHAAIVNTCSIAATAGLPQRALYSATKGAVYSLTLAMAADHVREGIRVNCVNPGTVDTPWVGRLLDTAPDPAAERAALEARQPTGRLVGAGEVACAIAYLASPLSGATTGTSLAVDGGMQGLRLRPVAR
- a CDS encoding L-fuconate dehydratase: MSPTPARITAVDTHDIRFPTSRELDGSDAMNPDPDYSAAYVVLCTDAADGHEGHGFTFTIGRGNEVQVAAIDALRGHLIGRSVDDLCADPSTLNRDLIGDSQLRWLGPEKGVMHMAIGAVVNAVWDLAAKRAGLPLWRLLAEADPEWLVRQVDFRYLTDALTPEEALTLLRRGRPGAEERRAWLLERGYPAYTTSPGWLGYDDEKLTRLADRAVADGFRQIKLKVGADLDDDIRRCRVARSVIGPDIRMAVDANQRWDVDEAIRWTEALAEFDPYWIEEPTSPDDILGHAAIRRAVAPVKVATGEHVHNRIVFKQLLQAGALDVVQIDAARVGGVPENLAILLLAAKFGVPVCPHAGGVGLCELVQHLSMFDYVALTGTTRDRVIEYVDHLHDHFLDPVAIREGRYTAPTAPGFSAAMRPESLARYTYPGGEFWAADLDKQKKGRAE
- a CDS encoding amidase; this translates as MTTWAGRTAAEISAAVREKRVTPREVVAEHLDRIERLDGRVGAFRTVRAEAALTEADEVAARADFAHLPLAGVPVAVKDNLAVRGESTRVGSAATPDTPADRDHATVARLRAAGAVVVGLTNVPELCVFGTTDGVLGTARNPWDPTRSAGGSSGGSAAAVAAGMVPIALGNDGMGSLRIPAANCGLVTIKPGHGVVPKGAGDSDWFGLSENGPLATTVQDARLMLSVLAGDEPALRSEPGPLRIAVSLRSPLAGVTISRPYTAAAREAAGVLMKAGHQVRRADPPYPMSLAMTSLAHWTAGTAANAQHLDQRLLTRRTRVHARLGRPFLGRARSGSAREQLRRRLEPFFAEYDALLTPALARRSPKAAPWHERGWLSNVLANTNHSPLTPLWNLTGWPAMSVPCGTLPSGAPCAVQLVGRPGTEYQLLELAEQLQDRNPWRRTAPMN
- a CDS encoding FadR/GntR family transcriptional regulator, giving the protein MDDETAPRKGSVTQRAIERIKAMIGEGRLEPGQRLPTERDLAVQLGISRSSMREAIRALTVLGVLEARHGSGIYVTQLEAGDLLETFGVVADLSRGPRLVELLEIRRILESTATALAAARITADQLAEVEKHLAAMNATDDPEEILAHDLAFHREIAAAAGNETMAAILEGLSSRTFRARVWRGYQEEGAFARTRREHAAIHRALAAHDPEAARAAAAAHVGEVEEWLRAQLGP
- a CDS encoding aldo/keto reductase — translated: MNRLGGSGVEVSALSFGAAAIGNLYSEVGEAQAHDAVEAAWQRGIRYFDTAPHYGLGLSERRLGAALRDHPRDRYTVSTKVGRRLEPTDGTGDDLAGGFAVPATHRRVWDFSADGIRRTLEASLERLGLDRVDIVYLHDPDEHAEWAFREGYPALEKLRSEGVVGAIGAGMNQAEMLTRFVRDTDVDVVLCAGRYTLLDQSALTGLLPAAQERGTSVVIGGAFNSGLLANPQPGAKYNYTVAPSDLVQRALRLKSVAHRHGTTLRAAALAFCAAHPAVASVLVGARSAHEVRDCAHQFAARVPAAFWQDLRAKGLLPADAPVPTEAPSKEPS
- a CDS encoding alpha/beta hydrolase family protein, whose product is MRLRGTAWVTAGLLLAVATGCTGGGDEAAPEASARSAPATSEPPRTTSSPTPTPADPVSLPALMQREHTGSGMRLGDVLDRTSAYTRHAVTYEANGLTVSGIMNIPEGKGPFPALVLAHGYIDPDVYVSGQGMPREQDRLARSGYVVLHTDYRNHARSDDDPDNDVNLRLGYTEDVIGAALALRDSGRPEIDGDRIGLFGRSMGGGVVYNTLVVAPGLFDAAVAYAPVSARPEENIDHFQRPDGDPLVAEIEEKHGTPEENPAFWRAVSPLTYLDRVTEPLLIQHGTADGTCPLTWSRQVAAAFEKAGKDVELRTHAGEGHTFGPRWPASMDITEAFFARHLR
- a CDS encoding GNAT family N-acetyltransferase, with protein sequence MLIREATADDWPRIWPFWHRIVAAGETYAWDPGTSEEEARVLWMNPAKRVYVVEDDSGGVVASAYLTPNYGGPAARIANAGFMVDPDQGGRGYGRALAEHLLTEARAAGYRGMVFNAVVETNPAVKLWTSLGFTILGTVPDAFEHPRHGLVGLHIMHRAL
- a CDS encoding L-rhamnose mutarotase, with amino-acid sequence MRVALHTGVRSDRIAAYEAAHREVPGELTDAIHAAGYARLLAEVEKLPVNVAWQARVAELLDVVHDYSGEGADAGLSVVRELPS
- a CDS encoding carboxymuconolactone decarboxylase family protein; its protein translation is MNARLDVFAIPSAGKVIKQFMSLGRLVVDSPLPAATRELVSLRVSQINGCAVCIDMHTKEAAAAGETSVRINLVAAWREATVYTEAERAALELAEQGTRIADGAGGVPDEVWERAARHYDEEQLVALVTLIAFMNTANRLNVILQQPAGDYQPGQFK